AATAAGCTGCCTACCGCCTAAAAGCCTTATTTAACCTCCGCATCATCCCGAATCACGATAGAGATGGCGTTTATATGGCGCCCACGGTTCCGGGGTAACTTTATGGATGAACGCAAATGACGCTTGAGCATTTGGTGGCGAATTATGGCAGCTTCGGCCTGTTCGTGGGGGCGAGCTTGGAGGGCGAAGGCATTGCGATGCTTGGCGGCATCATGTCTCATCAGCACCTGATCGGATTTTGGCCCGCTATCATCTCCCTTGCGTTGGGCTCTTTTCTGGCGGATCAACTATTCTTCCTGCTGGGACATGGGTGGCGCAATAGCGCTATCGTTCGTTCGGTTCAGGGTAGCGCAGCAGGTGGGCGTGTACTGACGACGTTCAACGCCCACCCGAACGTTTTCGCGTTCTCCTTGCGATTCCTTTACGGGCTACGCATGGCCGGTGCGGTGACCATCGGCACGACCAACTTTCCTTGGCCACGATTTATCCTGCTCAATGCTATTTCGGCGTTGATCTGGTCAACGGCCTGGGTCACGCTCGGTTATGTGTGTGGTCAGGCAGTCGCGCCACTTTTTGAGCGTATGAGCAGCCTTTCCCATTTTGTGCTGGCGGGTGTTGCCGCCATCCTTTGTGTCGCGGTAGTGGCTGTCGTGGCTTCCAGGCGGAGACGAGCGACGCGCGATTGAGCTCGCTGCACCCACAAGAGCGCGACATTACTCTATCGTTTGCGCCTCCGCACGAGATAGACAGGTGAGCAACACGAGCGTCACCTTGAGCGCGGCCATTATGGTGCGACGCAACGCTTACTATGATCACCTTGAAAGCGCTCAGAAAAGCAGCCTCGATATTACGTCGTGGTTGTTGTGGTTTCTGGGCACGCTGAAAGAGGCGCTTGAGCAGGCGCTGTTAAGAATCGACCGTGTGTTAATGAAAGCTACCTTCTGGCAGCGTCATGCCACCACCGTGCTGAACGAACGGCAAATCAAGGTGCTGATCCGCCTGTTGGATACCGCAGGGGAGGAGTTTGAGCAGGACATTAACGCCCGCAAGTAGCAATCGTTGGCCAAAGTGAGTAAAGCCACCGCAACGCGGGATTTGGCAGAACTGCTGGAAAAAGGCTGCCTTTCCAAGCTTCCCGGCGGCGGGCGCAGCACTCGTTACTCTGTGGTGGTGGGCTAGGGCTGCCTGTTGAGAACTATAGGAAGGGGTTAGTTAGCGACGCCCTCGCAGTTGTCGTGATACAGCGGGGCATCGGTGCCCAACGCCAGGCGCTTGGTGGCGCTGTTGTAGTAGAAGTGACCGGACTCGGCGCCTGAAAGCTTGTAATCACCGCACACCCCATAGCCCTTGTTGACTCGCTGCAAGTGGGAGATCTCGGCCGGTGCCTGGCTGTCGAGGCTTTCCGATATGATCGCGGCGATGTGAGCATCACGCTTGGCCTCGGAGTAGGCCTGGCTACCGAATACCAGACCCGCAACGGCGAAAATGGCGACGACGGGAATCCATAGGTTATGCATAGCGTGTCCAGTGAGAGAAGATGAAAGTGCATGAAGTCGGTAAGAAAAGTATTTAGCGGGATAATAACTTTTTGCCCATCCATTTTCATTTATTGGCGAGTGCCTGTGGGAAAAGGGCGTTATGTATTGGCATAGAAAATCTGCTTTTGATTACCGCTCAGTAATTTTGTGCTCGGCTTTGGTGAGGAATAACAGAATAATTACCGATCGGTAATTTAAAGCCTTCCAAAGCGTGGATTTAAACCCTATGAGCGGCTACTGACTAGCCGAAAGCCCATGTTGATAAACAACACTCATGCTTGAAAAAGCCGATATATAGCGCCCTTCGTAGCTGTGTGGTTCTCCTTCAACGTTGACCGCCGCCTTGGAGTAATCCGCCGCCACGTAGAAAAGCGCCCCATATTTTAGAGATCCAAAACCGTTAGTGGCTTGCTTGTTTGGGTGTGATCAATTCGCTTCATTATTTTGGCTTGCTGGCCCACCGCTGCTGCATTTTTCGGCAGTTGCCTAACAGCCGCCGCTGTAAGCGCTCGAGTATTGTTTGCTCGGTTCCCTGGTGAGCCACGGGGCTCAGCGCGGCGATTGTCGTGTCTATGGCTTGCGGCATTCGCTCAGCAAGCTCAAATCCTTGCTTCAAGAAGTAGCGTGGCTGAAAGCGCAGTGCGCGTGCTAACGCTTCGAGGTGCGAGCGCTCGATACTGCCGGGGCGGTCTTCTCCGTTTAGGCGTAGTGCAAAGCGGGTCGAAAGGCCGCTATAAAGCGTTGTGCTCATCAAATCGTAGAACGGCGCCAGCCGTGGGCCATCAGAGGTGTAAAGGATGGCGAGGTTCTTGGCGTGGCTGTCGTTGTTGCCGATCAACAGATTTAAGAAGAGCCAGCCGATTAGTCGCTGCATATCTTTAGCCGGTGCGCCTTGCTGCTGCAAGAGTTCACGGCAGCGAATCAGGCCGGGGCCACCGTCGCTTTCGTATTTGATCAATGATGGGGTGCCGGCAAGCTGACAGAAATCGAGTTGGTGCAGGCGCTGCAAGTTGCCATGTGCATCGGGCATGCGATCATATCGGCGCACTAGGCAGGCGCGGGTGTCGGGCTGGTAGCTCGCCTCTGCGACATCTAGCCCGAGCTCAGCGGCCAACTGCATACAGAAGGTTTCGTTAAGCGCGGTCGACCAAACACCCTTAAGGCCTTGAATATCAGGCTTGAGTATATGACTGGAAGGTGCCGAGCCTTCCGGTATGGCGGGGCTTCCATCCGGCATTACCATCAGCAGTAGCTTATTTTGAGCACCGGCGAGTGAGATACGCGGCTCGTCACCGTGTTGTGAAAACAAGGGGCTTGGCGTCTGCTGCTGTAAGTGTTCCGCCACGGTTGACCAGTGAGTAGGCCGGTAGTGCGGCAAAGCCGGTGACTCGCTTTGTAAAAGCAGGGTGAAGCCGCTGGCCGTATCACCGCCAATGGCTTTCAGCAGCCCAAAAACGGTCGTGGTGTGATGACGAAGCTCCAGGTGGTGGCGAACATCACCTTCCGGCAGCAGATTCTCGAAATAAGCTAACACGCTATCGCCTTCGTGAACCTGCTGCGAGAACGGCAGTAAAGGTGAGAGGCTTACCGCATCAGGATGCTTGCGCCACGCCGTGGTGTACTCGAAGCGCAGCGGTTGGGTATCGTACAACTGCCCCACATGCTTTTCAGCGTGATAAACCGCTAGGGTGGCGTCACTCGCCATGGCGATTATTCCCTTTGCGTTTCACGACCACCTCAAGCCCCATTAAGTCCAACACATCCAGCACCTTTTGCAGCTGAAGGGTTGGCTTGCCTCGCTCCAAATCGACGATAAAGCGGTTGCCGGTGCCTGCAAGGCCCGCCAAGTCCATCTGTAACAAGCCTTGTTCAGTGCGGAGTTTGCGAACCAGTTGGCCCAGCTCTTCGCTTTGACGAATGGTCGTAGGGGAAGAGGCGTTATCTATTGACATAGGAAACCTGCTATTGATTACCGTTCGGTAATTCTAGGATCAATTTTGGCACGTAGCAATCATCTAGTTACCGTTCGGTAATTTTTGTACGTACAAAGGGTCAAAACTGCTTTAAATTACCGATCGGTAATTGTAGGGGGCTGTCGTCTCTTACGAGCAGCCACGTCGACATCTCCATCATCTTATATGCAGTGGTCAATCAAAGCCGTCCATGGCCAGAATTTACACGCTATGCGCGGCTCGGCAGAGGCTGGCTAATGTAGGGTCACGGGCCGGGGCGCAATTACTTTACTGATTAACAGATCGTGAACGGGTTCTAATAGGTCAGTAAGAGACGCTCTCACCGTTGTTTTGATACAGCGGGGCATCGGTGGCTGGAACGTCACTTAAGTGAGACACGCACATAGCGCACTTGCCTTGCTAAATAAACCTTGGCTTACCTGAATGCACGACCAAAATCTGTAGTCATTATTTGCTATTTCACCGCTGAAAACCTGCTTGCGCCCAGGCAGGGGCGGCCATTGAAGGCAGTTTCGATGGTGCCAAAACACAACGCATCAAGAGCGGCGGCGGTGGCGCCACCCGTTCATGAGCTGGAAGGGCTGCTAGGGTAAGGTGCGCAGAGCGGAATCTTGAAGCAAATGAGGCGATCCGCCCAAGCCGCTATGTGCTTTACTATCTGCAACTGTTATTCACGGAGGAAGCACCCATGGCCATAGGCGGCTTGATAGGATTACTGGACGACATTGCCGCACTGGCGAAGCTGTCCGCAGCATCACTGGATGATGTGAGTGCCGCCGCTGGGCGTGCGACGGCGAAGGCTGCCGGGGTGGTGATCGATGATACGGCCGTGACGCCGCAATATTTGCAGGGAGTGGCAGCGGAGCGTGAACTGGCGATTGTAAAAAAAATAGCGCTGGGGTCGATCCGCAATAAGCTGATTTTTATCCTGCCGGTGGCGCTTTTACTGAATCACTTTTTGCCCGCGCTATTGCCGATCATCCTGATGGTGGGTGGCACCTATCTGGCCTTTGAGGGCGCGGAGAAAGTCTGGCACAAGCTCTCCGGTGGCCATGATGACGAAAAGCCGTCGGTGGAAAAGGGGCCGGAAGCCGAGAAAAAGATCGTGAGTGGTGCCGTTCGAACCGACCTGATCCTGTCCGCTGAAATCATGGTAATCGCACTCGCCACGGTTGCCCATCAAGGGTTCTGGTCACAGATGGTAAGCCTGGTGGTGGTCGCGTTTGTTATCACTATTCTGGTGTATGGTGTGGTGGCGCTGTTGGTCCGGATGGATGATTTTGGGCTGAAGCTGGCTAAGCGGGATAGTTCGGGCGTGCAGAAACTGGGCCGTGGTCTGGTGACGGCTATGCCCAAGGTGCTAGCGGCTATCGCGGTTGTGGGCACCGTCGCCATGCTTTGGGTGGGTGGGCATATTCTGATGGCAAATCTGGGTGCCGATGGAACGGGTTGGTTTAACGCGCCCTATGATTGGGTACATCATATTGAGCATAGCATTAGCGAGGCAACCGGTGCGTTAGGCGGCATACTGGGCTGGAGCTTCAATACGCTGTGTTCTGCGGTGATTGGCTTTTTGGTGGGATCAATAGTGGTGGGGGTGCTGCACCTCATGTCCAGCAAGAAGGCGCATGCCGAATAGGTGCAGGCCGCGAAGTGCGTATCAGGGATCTAAGCGCCCTACATATTGACCTGACCCGCACAACCTGTTCACTCATATCACTTTAGAAAATGCTCTTGAGCCGAATACAAAGCATATTCGGCTCAAGATATGATTCGAATAAGCCGTGTGCAGAGCCTGGCTCTCTAAGAGCTCTTTCCCCAAAGTGATGCCAGTGGCCCGCCTATCGGTGATTCTTTTGGTAAGGCTACGTAAGCCACCCGCGCTTGTGCAGCTGCTAGCTGTGCGGGGTCGCCGCGTTCTATTTCTGGATATTGTCCTGGTGGATAAGCGCCGACCATGCAGAAGTCGTTGTCCGACTCTACGCAGGCATGCGCAATTCCTGCTGGCAGCACCAGCACATCGCCTGCGTAAAGCATCAGCTCGCTGCCGTTTGGGCCTCCCAATCTTGCCAGGGCCTGTCCACGAAAAATTCCCAACACCTCATGAGCCGTAGAGTGAAAGTGGTCAAAATCATACAGATGGTAGCGCCACGCAGGCGTCCAGCCGTGGCGCTCAAACATGGCTTCGAACGCATCGGCGCGTTCCTCTGCATCACTGATGTCGATAACCTGACGGTAAATCAACACCGGCAGAGGGGAGTTGGGAAAACCGTTTACTTTATCGTTGTCGAAATAGAGCGTTTCGGGCTGCGGGATAATCAATATGGCCTCCTTACCCTGAGTTAAGAGGTTGAGTCTGTGAATACTAAATTCAGCCTAGCAGCTTATGCAGTGCTGCTGCCCTTCACCGCTTGATTATGCTGGTCTATGGCTCTGATGTTGAGCGATGGGCAGTGAGGCGCGTTGAGGCATCTGGCTGATGTGGATTATTTTCAACAGGAGTTAAGGTTCAAGTCGTCCTCTGTTAGTAGCACAGTTATGATTTTTTATCTGTATGAATAAACAGCTTTGTGCTAAGTTTTATTTAATCTCTATTGTTAAGCGCGCTTAAGCATTGGGCCTGGCATTGAGGCCACATGTTGCTGAATTAAGTGATGCTTGCGTTGGAGGTGCAGAAAGCTTGATGTAAATCTGGGAGAAGCACTTATGAACGACCAGCAAATACAGATATTCACTAGCGAAGACGGGCAAGCACACCTTGAGGTGACGCTGGAACAAGAGACCGTTTGGTTAAGCCAGGCACAGATGTGTGCATTATTTGGGCGCGAGCGTTCGGTCATTACGAAACACATTCGCAATGTTTTTAAAGAAGGGGAACTAGAGCGAAATTCAGTATGTGCAAAATTTGCACATACTGCTGAAGACGGCAAATCTTATCAGGTTGATCACTTCAATCTTGATGTCATAATTTCAGTTGGCTACCGCGTGAAATCTCCGCGAGGCGTACAGTTTCGCAAGTGGGCTACAGATGTGCTCAAACAATATTTGGTTCAAGGCTATACCTTAAACCAACGCCGTCTAACCGAGCGTGGCATAGAGTTTGAGCAGGCGGTGAGTTTGCTCAGCCGAACCCTGACCAATCAAGGCTTGGTTTCAGCAGAAGGCGAAGCGGTTGCCCGTGTGATTAGCGATTACGCTCGCTCTTGGAGCCTGCTGCAAGGTTACGACGAGCAGCAATTAGCCGAGCTAAATATCAAGCAGTCCGCTATGCACTCGCTAGGGTTGGAAGAGGCATTGAAAGCCATTGGTGAATTAAAGCAGACGCTAATCGCTAAGGGTGAAGCAACCGAGCTGTTTGGGCAGGTACGAGGCGATGGTTTGATATCTGCTTTGGCCACTATCGAACAAGGCTTTGGCGATGAACTGTTTTACCCTAACGTAGCCACCCGAGGGGCGCACCTGCTTTATTTTATAATCAAGAATCACCCTCTTGCCGATGGAAATAAGCGCTGTGGATCGTTCCTGTTTCTATGGTACTTACGCCGCAACGCAGCCTTACTAGCCCGACCCGTTGAGCAACTGATTAATGACAACACCCTGGTGGCGTTAGCGCTGTTAGTGGCTGAAAGTTTGCCTGATCAGAAAACGCTAATGATTCGCCTAATTGAGCATTTCATACTGCTGGAAGAAGAATGAAGCTATTGATACTGAGGTAGCAGCTATGATCCAACTCCATGCCACTCGTAAGCTAAGTAAACGCTTACCCTTGAATAGTGACGGCCAGTTTGCCGTATCGCCACGAACGGAATGGCTTTACCAGATCCCCTCGCTTAATATCAACCCACTAAGCGGCTGGCACGCGAACGTGGCTACACTACAGCGTCGCAATTGTGTCTTGCTGGTTCACGATGAAACATGCTTCCCGCTGGTATTGCCCGCGATTACCAAGCCTGATTTTTTTGAACTCAATGATCGTTTTGTCGATTGCCTTGATAGCGACACTCGGTATCATATCGCTAAGGTTGTCTATCATTACGTCCTTTGACCGCGAGCTTCTATGACCCAATCTAAAACGCCCTTCATTGTGGTGCTGAGCCTGGCGTTGACCATGATGCTGGGCCCGTTTTCCATGGATACGTATCTGCCGGCCTTTCCGGTCATCGGTGAATCGCTGGGTATTTCTCAGCAGGCGGTATCGCTAAGCGTTTCCGTGTATGTATTCGCGATGGCGTTGGGTCAGTTGATTGGCGGTGCGCTTTCAGACCGTTTCGGCCGACAGCGGGTGCTGATGAGCGGACTGGCGATTTTTACGCTTTCAAGCATTGTCATCGGTATGGCGGATTCCTTGGACACCCTGCTCGGCGGGCGGGCCGTTCAGGCCCTTGGCGCCGGCTTTACTCTGGTATCGGTACCGGCACTGGTGCGCGACCGTGTGGCGGGCCAAGACGCCGCGAAGCTATTCTCGATGATGGGCTTTATCATGGTGTTGGCGCCAGGCATTGCCCCGAGCGTGGGCAGCGCGATTCTATCAATAGGCTCCTGGCACTATATCTTTTTCGCCTTGGCGATATATGCGTTGCTGCTGGTGCCGTTGCTGGTGCGGGTGCTGTTTACCGGCCCGGGCAAGGTGTCTCGAGTAAAAAGTCCGAAGATGAGCCTGCTGGCACGTTACAAACTGGTACTGTCGACAAAGCAGGCTCTGCCGTTCATCGTTTGGCAGGCCGCCTCTTTTTCTACCCTGATGATGTTCATCACCTATGCGTCATTTATCTACCAGGGACACTTCGGCCAGTCGCCCTCAAGCTTTTCGGTGCTGTTTGCGGCAAACATCATTGCAATGCTTATTTTCAATATTCTCAATCGTGTTCTACTTTCCAGGCTGCCGTCGCTACGTATTCTGCAGTTGGCGACGGGCTGTCAGGCAGTCGGCATACTATTGCTGCTGATGGCTGTCTTTATGGACTGGTCAATGTACGCTTTCCTGGCCGCCATGATGCTGACCATCGGCACGGTGGGGGCGATCTCGCCGAATATTCAGGCCTGCTTTTTGGAGTACTTTCCCACCAGTGGCGGAACGGCCGCCGCGCTTCTGGGTGCCGCCCAGTTCGGTGTCGCCGGGCTGCTGAGCGCGTTGTCCGCCATGTTGCCGCATTCGCTTGAAACGGTCATTCTGGCCATGGCCGCCTGTGGCTCGGTGGCATATTTGATGCTTGGCCGCTCTATCATCAAAGGGCGTGCCGCTGTCGAGGCGCCCTAGGCCAGGCGACACGCTCTCATGTGTTTGGTTATTAAGGCCGCAAATGCAAACACCCCGCTTTTAACGGCGGGGTGTTTACTCTTTACGCCTCTTCAATACCCTCAACAATAAACACGCGGTAATCAGCCCCTTGGAAGCGGTGCTTGCGGGCTTCCTGGTAGGCGTCGCTTTGGTACCAGGCGCGGGCGGCGGCCATGTCGGGGAAGCGCAGAATCACAGCACCTTCCATCGCGCTGCCTTCCATTACCTCAAAGTCGCCGTAGAAGGCGAGCGGCTGTGGGTCGTGGCCTTCGCGGGCCGCTTTGGCCTTTGTGGCGTATTGCTCCATTTCCTGAGCGTCGTGAGTGTGTTCTCGGGTGAGTACGACATAAGCGGGCATTACATTATCCTTACGTAGCGGTTAGTGCTGCTCGGTTTCAGGCTCGATCACGATTTCTTGCTCTAGCCTCTTTTTCTCAAGCGTTGCTAAAGCAATTTGGTAGCAATCTTCTATATGACGGTTGCCAATGTACTTCATGGACGTAAAGCTAATACCGCCAGCCACTGCGCTGCCGATGAAGGGTACGAACTTGGTTGTCCCTTTTGCGACCATCTTAACGCCCATCTTTTGAAGCAGCGATAGAACCAGTTTTTTCGTGATGTACTTCCCGGCCATCTTGCTGCCTACATTGGAGATCGCCGTCATTACCATTATCTTGGATTCTGTATCCAAGTTTTCAATCTGTTCAGGCGTTAAACCAAATTTATCATTAATTTTCGGAATCAGTCTTAATAGCAGCGTCACGTCCGACCCCAAATCCAGGCCTGGGATGGGAATGATAGCGGCGCCTGCGGAAAGCGTTGAGCTCTTCGTTACCATTGAGTAACACGACTTTTTAACTTTTTCGAGCTCGTCTAGTGATTCGATCATATAAGGCCCTCTGTAGAGAAACAGCGTTGATGATCGCCCGCTACTGCGATTTTGTCTCAGTGGGAAAAGCGGCAGCCATATTGGCTGCCGTCTTTTTCATCCCGCTAATAGAGTAGCGTTACTCATTACCGTCGTAGGTCACGCGCCAAATGGCATTGGTGAGATCGTCAGCGATGATCAGAGCGCCGTCTGGGTCAATGGTGACGCCCACTGGCCTACCGCGGGTTTGGCCGTCGTCAGTGAGAAACCCGGACACAAAGTCAATCGGGTCGCCACTCGGTTGGCCGTCGCTGAAGGGCACAAAGACCACCTTGTAGCCCACCGGGTCTGCGCTGTTCCAACTGCCGTGTTCGCCGACAAAGGCGCCTTCGGCAAATTCATCGCCCATTTCTGGGATGGAGAAGGTTACGCCAAGCGGCGCTCTATGCGAGCCAAGGCTGTAGTCCGGCGCAATCGCGGATGCAACTTTGTCAGGGTTTTGCGGCTGAACGCGGGTATCGACATTCTGCCCCCAATAGCTGTAAGGCCAGCCATAGAAACCGCCTTCCTGAATGGAGGTGAGGTAGTCAGGCACTAGGTCTGGGCCGAGTTCATCGCGCTCGTTCGCCACTGCCCAAAGTTGATTGGTTTCTGGCTGAATGGCCAGCGCCGTGGGGTTGCGCACGCCGGTGGCGTAAGCGCGATGGGCGCCGGTTCGCGCGTTAATTTCCCAGATTTCAGCGCGGTCGACCTCGGCTTCCATGCCTCGCTCGGTGATATTGCTATTGGAGCCAATGCCAACATAAAGAAAGCGCCCGTTAGCGCTGGCGGTCAGCGATTTGGTCCAATGGTGGTTGATCGCCGACGGAAGCAGCGTCACCACTTCCGGCGGGCCGCTGGCCTCGGTTTGACCTTCCTCGTAGTCGAAACGAACTAACGCATCTTGATTGGCGACGTAAAGGGTGTCACCCACCAGCGCGAGCCCGTAAGGCGCGTTGAGGTTCTCGGCAAACACCGTTTGCTCTTCATAGGTGCCGTCCCCATTAGCATCACGCAGCAGCGTCAGCCGATTACCGCTCTCAACCGCGGTGGTGCCGCGTGCCTGAATCAATCCAGCGATAAAATCCTTCGGCCTTGATTTTGGAGCTTCGCCGCCGCCTTTGCCTTCTGCCACCAGAATGTCGCCATTAGGTAGCACGATGGTCTGGCGCGGTACTTTCAGATCGGTGGCAATCGCCGTGATTGAATAGCCTTCCGGAACGGTGGGCTGCTGATCGCCCCATTCTGCTTGTTCAGGTACGGTCATGCTAGGCAACAGCCCGCGCTGCGGCTCGGGTAGCGTCGGGTTAGCGCCATACGGCTGTTCCGATTGCGCGACGCTGCTGCCACTCGCTCCCAGTAACATCGAGAGCGTGCTGACATAAACGAGATTAGACACTTTCATGGTTTACCCTCGGCGCTGATACGTGAGAAACCAACCCAAGTCGCCGCGCAGGCCAGCACGGTAACAACGATCGAAAGAATTAAGCCGGTGGGCATCATGGCCCAGGCATCTCGTGCATGAACCAGCGCGTTGATGAAGCCAACGAACCACGTGACCAACAGCAGGGCAACGTAAATCAGCGAAAGGCCACGGCGGCCATCAGCGCTGAACAGGCCAATAAGAGCGGCGAGCAGCGCAAAGCCGTTGAAAACGAGCCCTCCTGCAATAAGCCAGGAAGAAAAGGTGCTCCACTGTATATGGAAGTTCGATGAATAGGCGTAATCGCTCAGCGCGGCGCCCAGGAAAAGGGGAATCATCCCGGCAAGCAGTACGGCATGAAGCGGATGTAACCCGCGTCGATAAGTGCGGTCGGCGGTGGCTATCACGGCAATCTCCTTATGCTGATCAAGCTAATGGATTTACCTGAAATGCTGGCTGCTCGTGCCAAAACACGTCAGTGAACGACATCATATTCGTTAGTGCGCAGTATAGTTGACGTGGCGCGTCTTGCCCAAGGTTGAAGCAATGCCGTGCCTTCAAGTTCACTGCTGGCGCAGCACTACCAAACCTGCCGTTAATATCATGCCCATTCCCAGCCAGGTCATGGCGTCAGGTATCTCGTTGAACAGCAGATATCCCCACGCGCTGTCACTGAGATGCTTAACCAGCGCATCGGTCAACGCGAGCAGAAAAACCGCCCCCACAATCAGCATGATTCTTTGTGGAATATTATCTTCTTTGGTTGTAGCAGGCTTCATTGCAGCGCTGTCTTCGATAGCTACCCGTTGATGCTACAAGCCGCGGTCGCTGGGCATGGTATTGCCTTAGGGTGGCGGCGCACGACGCAGCGGCTGATTGATAATGGCGAACTGATACGGCCTGTCGTTGAGAGCCTGCCTCAGCACAATGCTATCGCTCTATATACGCGTCATGGGGCGCCTCGTAACGCGGCTAGCGAAGCGTTATTAGGCTGGCTACGTGACGTGCTAAGGGATAAGTCGAAGGAGTGATGCTGTCAACGTAGTGATAAGTGACTGTCTTTATCGCTTTAAGCGGCTGTCGCTGAGCTAGGCGGCGTTGCCCAAGCCTGGCTTACGGTTGGCCGTAAAGAATACGCGAGCGTGAGGCTTCTATGTGGTGGCCCATAGCGGCTCTTGCTTTTGCGTCGTCTCTGGAGCTAATCGCTTCAACGATGTCCGCGTGTTCCTGCTTCACCTGCTGGGAGTGCATTATTTTAGAAGCGTCAGGCGTTTGCTGCCCCCATTTGGCGGTGAATACCACGCCCGTTTGCAGGGCAAGCACCGAGCTCAGCAGAAACTTATTGCCAGACGTTTTGGCGATCTGTAGATGAAAGTCAAAATCCTCCTGTGTGCCCTGACCTCCGTTGCGAAAGACGTTACTCAATACGCGGCTTTTCTCTTCAATATGCTCAATGTCGCCTTGACTATGTTTCGATGCGGCCAGGGCCGCCGACTCTGTTTCTATTAATAAACGAAAATCAAACAGTGCGGTGAGATCGCTGACGTTATTGACGAAG
This DNA window, taken from Vreelandella profundi, encodes the following:
- a CDS encoding DedA family protein, with protein sequence MTLEHLVANYGSFGLFVGASLEGEGIAMLGGIMSHQHLIGFWPAIISLALGSFLADQLFFLLGHGWRNSAIVRSVQGSAAGGRVLTTFNAHPNVFAFSLRFLYGLRMAGAVTIGTTNFPWPRFILLNAISALIWSTAWVTLGYVCGQAVAPLFERMSSLSHFVLAGVAAILCVAVVAVVASRRRRATRD
- a CDS encoding type II toxin-antitoxin system HipA family toxin translates to MASDATLAVYHAEKHVGQLYDTQPLRFEYTTAWRKHPDAVSLSPLLPFSQQVHEGDSVLAYFENLLPEGDVRHHLELRHHTTTVFGLLKAIGGDTASGFTLLLQSESPALPHYRPTHWSTVAEHLQQQTPSPLFSQHGDEPRISLAGAQNKLLLMVMPDGSPAIPEGSAPSSHILKPDIQGLKGVWSTALNETFCMQLAAELGLDVAEASYQPDTRACLVRRYDRMPDAHGNLQRLHQLDFCQLAGTPSLIKYESDGGPGLIRCRELLQQQGAPAKDMQRLIGWLFLNLLIGNNDSHAKNLAILYTSDGPRLAPFYDLMSTTLYSGLSTRFALRLNGEDRPGSIERSHLEALARALRFQPRYFLKQGFELAERMPQAIDTTIAALSPVAHQGTEQTILERLQRRLLGNCRKMQQRWASKPK
- a CDS encoding helix-turn-helix transcriptional regulator, whose product is MSIDNASSPTTIRQSEELGQLVRKLRTEQGLLQMDLAGLAGTGNRFIVDLERGKPTLQLQKVLDVLDLMGLEVVVKRKGNNRHGE
- a CDS encoding DUF808 domain-containing protein, translated to MAIGGLIGLLDDIAALAKLSAASLDDVSAAAGRATAKAAGVVIDDTAVTPQYLQGVAAERELAIVKKIALGSIRNKLIFILPVALLLNHFLPALLPIILMVGGTYLAFEGAEKVWHKLSGGHDDEKPSVEKGPEAEKKIVSGAVRTDLILSAEIMVIALATVAHQGFWSQMVSLVVVAFVITILVYGVVALLVRMDDFGLKLAKRDSSGVQKLGRGLVTAMPKVLAAIAVVGTVAMLWVGGHILMANLGADGTGWFNAPYDWVHHIEHSISEATGALGGILGWSFNTLCSAVIGFLVGSIVVGVLHLMSSKKAHAE
- a CDS encoding cupin domain-containing protein; its protein translation is MIIPQPETLYFDNDKVNGFPNSPLPVLIYRQVIDISDAEERADAFEAMFERHGWTPAWRYHLYDFDHFHSTAHEVLGIFRGQALARLGGPNGSELMLYAGDVLVLPAGIAHACVESDNDFCMVGAYPPGQYPEIERGDPAQLAAAQARVAYVALPKESPIGGPLASLWGKSS
- the rhuM gene encoding virulence protein RhuM/Fic/DOC family protein: MNDQQIQIFTSEDGQAHLEVTLEQETVWLSQAQMCALFGRERSVITKHIRNVFKEGELERNSVCAKFAHTAEDGKSYQVDHFNLDVIISVGYRVKSPRGVQFRKWATDVLKQYLVQGYTLNQRRLTERGIEFEQAVSLLSRTLTNQGLVSAEGEAVARVISDYARSWSLLQGYDEQQLAELNIKQSAMHSLGLEEALKAIGELKQTLIAKGEATELFGQVRGDGLISALATIEQGFGDELFYPNVATRGAHLLYFIIKNHPLADGNKRCGSFLFLWYLRRNAALLARPVEQLINDNTLVALALLVAESLPDQKTLMIRLIEHFILLEEE
- a CDS encoding DUF6933 domain-containing protein; translated protein: MIQLHATRKLSKRLPLNSDGQFAVSPRTEWLYQIPSLNINPLSGWHANVATLQRRNCVLLVHDETCFPLVLPAITKPDFFELNDRFVDCLDSDTRYHIAKVVYHYVL
- a CDS encoding multidrug effflux MFS transporter, whose protein sequence is MTQSKTPFIVVLSLALTMMLGPFSMDTYLPAFPVIGESLGISQQAVSLSVSVYVFAMALGQLIGGALSDRFGRQRVLMSGLAIFTLSSIVIGMADSLDTLLGGRAVQALGAGFTLVSVPALVRDRVAGQDAAKLFSMMGFIMVLAPGIAPSVGSAILSIGSWHYIFFALAIYALLLVPLLVRVLFTGPGKVSRVKSPKMSLLARYKLVLSTKQALPFIVWQAASFSTLMMFITYASFIYQGHFGQSPSSFSVLFAANIIAMLIFNILNRVLLSRLPSLRILQLATGCQAVGILLLLMAVFMDWSMYAFLAAMMLTIGTVGAISPNIQACFLEYFPTSGGTAAALLGAAQFGVAGLLSALSAMLPHSLETVILAMAACGSVAYLMLGRSIIKGRAAVEAP
- a CDS encoding DUF1330 domain-containing protein — protein: MPAYVVLTREHTHDAQEMEQYATKAKAAREGHDPQPLAFYGDFEVMEGSAMEGAVILRFPDMAAARAWYQSDAYQEARKHRFQGADYRVFIVEGIEEA
- a CDS encoding PQQ-dependent sugar dehydrogenase, producing MKVSNLVYVSTLSMLLGASGSSVAQSEQPYGANPTLPEPQRGLLPSMTVPEQAEWGDQQPTVPEGYSITAIATDLKVPRQTIVLPNGDILVAEGKGGGEAPKSRPKDFIAGLIQARGTTAVESGNRLTLLRDANGDGTYEEQTVFAENLNAPYGLALVGDTLYVANQDALVRFDYEEGQTEASGPPEVVTLLPSAINHHWTKSLTASANGRFLYVGIGSNSNITERGMEAEVDRAEIWEINARTGAHRAYATGVRNPTALAIQPETNQLWAVANERDELGPDLVPDYLTSIQEGGFYGWPYSYWGQNVDTRVQPQNPDKVASAIAPDYSLGSHRAPLGVTFSIPEMGDEFAEGAFVGEHGSWNSADPVGYKVVFVPFSDGQPSGDPIDFVSGFLTDDGQTRGRPVGVTIDPDGALIIADDLTNAIWRVTYDGNE
- a CDS encoding DUF2231 domain-containing protein, with the protein product MIATADRTYRRGLHPLHAVLLAGMIPLFLGAALSDYAYSSNFHIQWSTFSSWLIAGGLVFNGFALLAALIGLFSADGRRGLSLIYVALLLVTWFVGFINALVHARDAWAMMPTGLILSIVVTVLACAATWVGFSRISAEGKP